The stretch of DNA aaattttaatattatataagaccaattggtacttttggcagtactgtgggcagtgtgccaagtcctgctggaaaataaaatcccataaatctccataaaagttgtcagcaaagtgctgtaagaaaagtcagtgcagagttttccagGAAAATCTTACAGGACTTCATGCTTACCTTTTTTATATACAActtttatagttattattattagtatagttAGTTTTCTAGTGTATGGTTGGCATAAGCTAAGGTTGCAATGCAAAAACATGATAGGAGGTACTCCAGCACCTATTAAATATTgcctattaaataaaataaggaagAAATGTACAGATTGTGTTTTACATTCATGAAAAAAAGCATCCTTTACTTTAAGTGCACTTCTTTCTGGGAGTGCAGAGCTTCTCCAAGGATCCTCCCTGTCTCGTCCAGAACAGCAGCTCCTGTTTCATCACAGCTGGTCTCGATGCCCAGCACCAGCCTGGGAGTAACAGGCTGTGTATGAACATCCATGCATTGCTGCAGCCTGAATAGAGCAGTATACCTGAAAAACACACCACGTGCAAACCTTGCCATAACATTAAGTTCACCTATTAAACTGACTGTAATTTAAGCTTAAGTCTTGATGCTCTCAGATCACTCTCAATATAACTCACTGAATTTATTATCTCTCTGTCTGCACTGTCTACACTATAGCCTACACTGTGCTTCAGTCTGTGTGCTCCAAGTACAAGAATGTCAGGGGGTCAATCTAAATACATTACTGTACCCTTTATAGTGCACACTTGGAATAAgcacaatattgtcatttttattacaaatatCGCATTGTATGACCTAAATACACTTATATAAATCATAAATATCTTTATCTAATCTTTATTAGACATAAGTTGAACGCTAAAAGCATTATTTCACCTCCTACGCAGCTAGTGCACTACGAAGGGAGCATCGTGCGATTTGACATGGATCCACGCTGTGCAGCACGAAAATAACTCCGACACACATAAAACATTAAGTGTTCCGCTAAATTAGATTAATTCACTATAAAGAAAACGCCACATAAtagtaattaatgaataatagTTAACTTTAAAgcgtacaattaagtatattaatatatacttaATAGATAACTTATATAACCTATATAACTAACACATGACATAAAACGCACGCGCTTACAGGTAGGAACATTTGTAAGCCAAGTTGTTTCCGTGGGAAAGGGATTTAGGTAGCGTTAGTAACGCTGAGCTGCAACATTTTTATTCAGAAGAGGTTATTTTTCGGAATTAATCGATTTTTTGCGtgttttaattcgtttttttagttttctttgatgtagatgagctttagtgttttatatagatattttaaacaTCTGCGTCGCTTGATATGAGTTAAAATAGGCTTTTTTGACAGTTGTAGAATCAACGTGGTCTGGGTTTCAGTTAAACCACCAAAATAATCTAAATaagataattaatatattttactatttttggagcatctttttttattatttgatttgaggttcatggttttttttttaatctagaacAACAATATAAACGCTTGTGTTGGTATAATTGGTGCTGGAAAAGTTCcttgatattttatatataaactaaacagaaGAATAAAGAAGAGACTGGAGTCAAAGTTAGATGTTAAGCAGAGCTACACTGACCATAAGAGGTTTGTAATATTAACTTATTTTACTTCTTTCTATGTGTTCAACTGCTGTCTGGATTTTTTGGGGGGGTCGGGGGTTATGAATTTGAGATTTATAATACCTTTACTTCCGGAAAAGTCCAGAATTGTCTTATTCATAAGAATTAATTTTTATAAGAAATTATTTTTCattactgattgtggaaacttcacactagacctcaagcagctgtGTGCCTCCCCACTCTTCCTTCCTTCCCTTGATTTagtaatgaaatgcaaaatttgctgatggtcagtgatggtttggactgagagccatgtcatctgctggtgttttggcggatttcattttccagcaggacttggcacactgcccacactaccaaaagtaccaacaaGTCTTATATAtgattctaattttctgtaagccataatcatcaacaataaaataaataacacatctatataatgagtttcacaatttgaattgaattgctgaaataaagtaacttttcaatgatatacattttttttgagatgcactactacatattttatttattattttattaaataaacaacacTTTTGCTTTACTGTTATTTTCAGGCTCTTCTACCCACCTCTGCTGACCATCACATGGCTTAGTTGCAGATTCTTCCACTAATTAACATGGAGCCTGATCCTAAACGAAGGAAAGGAATGGAGTACGACTCCTGGGATGTCGTCCCGGTTCTCTCAGATGAACAGTCTCAGGACCTTAAACTACTGGATGCTTATGCTGCTCCCATCATGGAAAAGAGAGAAACCTCACGCTTGGTCAAAGAGTTGGCCACGTCCTTCCCATTGCCAGATCTTCAGCACATCAAGAGGGTTAGAGCATGTAAAGACAAGAACACTGCTCATCCCTTGGAGGTCATTGTGTGTCTGGCTAGTGATGTTCCTGATCAGGAATGCAAAGGGCCTACTGGGCCTACTCTCTCTGACCTACTGTGCTCTCAAACCTTTGACCCCCGAGGCTTGGGTGAGCCGTTTCTCGTCCAGATTCCAGCCAGTGCTCCACTGACGAGACCACAGTTTGAGAGAGCCAGCAAGCACTGGCCTACGTCTTTCCATGAAGACAAACAAATCACATCTGCCTTGAAAGGACAGTTGTTCTCGTCCAGTGAGAAAGCTAAAATGCAAGAACATATGATGGAGGCTATAGAAGCTGCTAGATCTGGCCACACGCTGGGGATGGATGCTGTAGGTGCTGTGGTTGTCGACCCACAGACAGGCCAAAGGCTTGCTGTAGCTCATGACTGCAGACGAGGGACACATCCACTTCATCACGCTGTAATGGTGTGCGTCGACCTTGTGGCGGATAGTCAAGGAGGAGGAGCCTACCAGTATGAGAAGTATCCAGCCTGCAGATACTACGTTCCTGACCCTCAGGTCACCACCAGTCACATGGACGTATCTGCGTTAGAGAGCCACAGCACCTCAGACAAGGCCAAGGAAAATGGACAGTCGTACATCTGTACCGGATATGACCTGTATGTGACCAGGGAGCCATGTGTGATGTGTGCCATGGCGTTAGTTCATTCCAGAATAAACAGAGTCTTCTATGGAGCAGCTACTGCAGACGGTGCTTTAGGAAGCAGATATAAAATTCACTGTCAAAAGGATCTGAATCACCACTTCGAGGTGTATAAAGGAGTGATGCCACAGGCCTGTGAGGAACTTCTGGACTCTaagtaaacattgttttttatgctTTGTTTTAATCTGACTTTGGAtcttaattaaaaatgtttaatgacTTTGATTTTTTGACTTTTAATGCTTGCCTCTATGGTTTATTTAAGTTGATGAtaatcagacatgtataaagtagtAGAGACCCAGACT from Astyanax mexicanus isolate ESR-SI-001 chromosome 11, AstMex3_surface, whole genome shotgun sequence encodes:
- the adat3 gene encoding probable inactive tRNA-specific adenosine deaminase-like protein 3; its protein translation is MEPDPKRRKGMEYDSWDVVPVLSDEQSQDLKLLDAYAAPIMEKRETSRLVKELATSFPLPDLQHIKRVRACKDKNTAHPLEVIVCLASDVPDQECKGPTGPTLSDLLCSQTFDPRGLGEPFLVQIPASAPLTRPQFERASKHWPTSFHEDKQITSALKGQLFSSSEKAKMQEHMMEAIEAARSGHTLGMDAVGAVVVDPQTGQRLAVAHDCRRGTHPLHHAVMVCVDLVADSQGGGAYQYEKYPACRYYVPDPQVTTSHMDVSALESHSTSDKAKENGQSYICTGYDLYVTREPCVMCAMALVHSRINRVFYGAATADGALGSRYKIHCQKDLNHHFEVYKGVMPQACEELLDSK